In one Streptomyces sp. T12 genomic region, the following are encoded:
- a CDS encoding pentapeptide repeat-containing protein, with the protein MDHRLGRRALRRWLIWLLIGIVALVVLGVALAVLPRLLAPRSSFGNAADAVRAQHEERALILQGLGGLALLLGAYITWRQFQISREQLQLNLRATAQQLQATQDQLTVARQSQITERFTRAMDQLGSDQLVVRLGGIYALERIAKDSPADAGIIAGILCSYLRQHAPAPDTPTAGSDVPHLVARAPDVQAALTVLVRRAARPDDEEPLRLIGVDLRRADLTKADLAGADLEGAHLNWAWLPDARLDGADLNDADLSEANLAGASLKGVDLAGAVLHGAHLEGASLREAELGGAQLDGAVANEATTWPDGFEPRQAGVNVRRGHSSDWWRT; encoded by the coding sequence ATGGATCACCGGCTGGGGCGGCGTGCTTTGCGCCGCTGGCTCATATGGCTACTCATCGGCATCGTAGCGTTGGTTGTATTGGGTGTGGCGCTGGCTGTGTTGCCCCGGCTCCTCGCGCCGCGTAGCTCATTCGGCAACGCCGCAGACGCCGTTCGGGCTCAGCATGAGGAACGAGCACTCATTCTGCAGGGGCTGGGTGGACTGGCGCTGCTGCTCGGTGCGTATATCACCTGGAGGCAATTCCAGATAAGCCGCGAACAGCTTCAGCTCAACCTGCGGGCAACGGCCCAACAGCTTCAGGCCACCCAAGATCAGCTGACTGTCGCCCGCCAGAGTCAGATCACCGAACGGTTCACCCGAGCCATGGATCAACTCGGTAGCGACCAACTCGTCGTCCGCTTGGGGGGCATCTACGCGCTGGAGCGTATTGCCAAGGATTCACCAGCCGATGCCGGGATCATCGCCGGGATCCTTTGCTCCTATCTCCGCCAGCATGCGCCCGCGCCCGATACGCCTACTGCAGGCAGCGACGTGCCGCACTTGGTTGCCAGAGCCCCTGATGTGCAGGCGGCCCTCACCGTGCTTGTTCGTCGGGCTGCTCGACCCGACGACGAGGAGCCCCTCCGGCTGATCGGTGTGGATCTACGCCGGGCCGACTTGACTAAGGCGGATCTTGCCGGCGCGGATTTGGAAGGTGCCCACCTCAACTGGGCGTGGTTGCCGGATGCCCGACTGGATGGTGCGGATCTCAATGATGCAGATTTGAGTGAGGCCAATCTTGCCGGTGCCAGCCTCAAAGGCGTCGACTTGGCGGGCGCTGTGCTGCACGGAGCGCATCTGGAGGGCGCGTCACTTCGAGAAGCCGAGCTTGGGGGAGCGCAACTCGACGGTGCAGTGGCCAACGAGGCAACGACCTGGCCAGATGGGTTTGAGCCGCGACAAGCTGGTGTCAACGTCAGGCGTGGTCATTCCTCCGATTGGTGGCGGACCTGA
- a CDS encoding YafY family protein — translation MTPDRFFTLMLLLKSRDAVTTQELASALGVSLRTITRDLNWLRDAGLPVTAHRGRLGGVTMLPGSGLDLTRLTPGERDHLSLTGLDEKQRAELNASAESQRALSKIAATQPRRVHELLPLTDVVHVDSRPWRQARASGTTPASLIGPVRRGRRLRIEYDSPRESCPRDLVVDPYGLFAKAGIWYLVADCARVPRMYRLERITTWKEVDQPRRIRESQTLATVAAALIDQWEHNHAIEVSATIDQTQIERAQRIFGLRLVRDDHEESATGRKVTIRFLHLEDVRALLPFGSAITVHGPTEARAHLRDLATNLAHHYAPSPTS, via the coding sequence GTGACCCCAGATCGCTTCTTCACCCTGATGCTGCTCCTCAAATCGAGGGATGCCGTGACCACACAGGAACTCGCCTCAGCGCTCGGGGTGTCCCTTCGAACCATCACCCGAGACCTGAACTGGCTCCGCGACGCCGGTCTGCCGGTGACCGCACACCGGGGCCGCCTCGGAGGCGTGACCATGCTGCCCGGATCCGGACTCGACCTCACGCGACTCACACCGGGCGAGCGTGATCATCTGTCGCTCACTGGGCTGGATGAGAAGCAACGTGCGGAGCTCAACGCATCGGCCGAAAGCCAGCGCGCGCTCTCCAAGATCGCCGCTACACAGCCACGTCGAGTTCATGAGCTCCTGCCGCTCACCGACGTAGTGCACGTGGACAGCCGTCCCTGGCGTCAGGCACGAGCTTCCGGCACGACTCCGGCTTCGCTGATCGGCCCAGTGCGGCGAGGTCGCCGGCTACGGATCGAGTACGACAGCCCACGCGAGTCATGCCCACGCGACCTGGTCGTGGATCCCTACGGGCTGTTCGCCAAGGCCGGCATCTGGTACCTCGTCGCCGACTGTGCCCGAGTGCCACGGATGTACCGACTCGAACGGATCACGACGTGGAAAGAAGTCGACCAGCCACGACGGATCCGAGAGAGCCAGACCCTGGCCACCGTCGCTGCCGCGCTCATCGATCAGTGGGAGCACAACCACGCGATAGAGGTCAGCGCCACCATCGACCAGACCCAGATCGAGCGGGCGCAACGGATCTTTGGCCTACGACTCGTCCGGGACGACCATGAAGAATCCGCCACCGGCCGCAAGGTGACGATCCGCTTCCTGCATCTGGAGGACGTGCGAGCACTACTGCCGTTCGGGAGCGCCATCACTGTGCACGGCCCCACCGAAGCCAGGGCTCACCTCCGCGACCTCGCCACCAATCTTGCCCACCACTATGCGCCGTCACCAACGTCCTGA
- a CDS encoding VOC family protein, translated as MTTSVVSIVYVNDAPAAARFYGDLLGMSPSFETSGYITFDLGPGADLGVWSGQFEDLSPDIPRTSEVCLAIDGGPDELNATFEQWKSKGVTILREPHDAGFGLTFLAADPDGNRIRVAPQD; from the coding sequence ATGACCACATCCGTCGTGTCCATCGTCTACGTGAACGACGCTCCCGCCGCAGCTCGTTTCTACGGCGACCTCCTCGGCATGAGCCCCTCGTTCGAGACTTCGGGATACATCACCTTCGACCTCGGGCCAGGCGCTGACCTCGGTGTGTGGTCTGGCCAGTTCGAGGATCTGTCACCGGACATCCCGCGCACCAGTGAGGTGTGCCTGGCCATCGACGGCGGACCCGACGAGCTCAACGCGACCTTTGAGCAGTGGAAGTCCAAGGGGGTCACGATCCTGCGCGAGCCTCATGATGCTGGGTTCGGGCTGACCTTCCTCGCAGCCGATCCTGACGGGAACCGTATCCGCGTCGCACCGCAGGACTGA
- a CDS encoding IS481 family transposase translates to MPHAHAPLSVEGRRRLVKRCQTRPIAHVAAEMGISRACAGKWVNRRRLHGDAGWQDRPSSPHRSPNTTPAWVIEQIESWRREHKWSAQRITGELVSIGFVINRRTVSRHLTRLGLGERRFIDPGGENNRKPGKITARWPGHMVHLDVKKVGRIPDGGGWRIHGRDSDQAKVASRAKSAGAKRGYVYLHSVVDGFSRLAYTEPLGDEKGATATAFLARAKVWFAAHGINRIHRVVTDNGACYRSGDFARIVGQGTRHQRTKPYTPRHSGKVERYQRIMAEEVLYAREFTSEDARSAAIAVRNIHYNYHRPHSAAAGKPPTARLRESVTNVEPSYN, encoded by the coding sequence GTGCCCCACGCGCATGCGCCCCTGAGCGTCGAGGGCCGTAGGCGGCTCGTGAAGCGGTGCCAGACACGTCCCATCGCCCACGTCGCCGCTGAGATGGGCATCTCTCGCGCATGCGCCGGCAAGTGGGTAAATCGCCGGCGGCTACACGGTGATGCGGGATGGCAAGACCGGCCGTCGAGTCCGCACCGGAGTCCGAACACGACTCCAGCATGGGTCATCGAGCAGATCGAGTCCTGGCGCCGCGAGCACAAGTGGTCCGCGCAACGGATCACCGGCGAACTTGTCAGTATCGGTTTTGTGATCAACCGGCGAACCGTCAGCCGACACCTGACCCGGCTCGGCCTCGGCGAACGCCGCTTCATCGACCCAGGCGGTGAGAACAACCGGAAGCCGGGGAAGATCACTGCCCGCTGGCCCGGACACATGGTGCACCTGGATGTGAAGAAGGTCGGCCGGATCCCTGATGGCGGCGGGTGGCGGATCCACGGCCGGGACAGCGATCAGGCCAAGGTCGCTAGTCGGGCGAAGTCGGCCGGGGCGAAGCGTGGCTACGTCTACCTGCACTCCGTCGTCGATGGTTTCTCACGGCTCGCCTACACAGAACCGCTGGGTGATGAGAAGGGCGCGACGGCTACTGCTTTCCTCGCCCGGGCGAAGGTCTGGTTCGCCGCCCACGGCATCAACCGCATCCACCGGGTCGTCACCGACAATGGCGCTTGCTACCGCTCCGGCGACTTCGCCCGCATCGTCGGGCAAGGCACCCGGCATCAGAGAACCAAGCCATACACACCTCGGCACAGCGGGAAGGTGGAGCGCTACCAGCGCATCATGGCCGAGGAAGTCCTCTACGCCCGCGAGTTCACCAGCGAGGACGCCCGGTCAGCCGCGATCGCAGTGCGGAACATCCACTACAACTACCACCGGCCGCATAGTGCTGCCGCCGGAAAGCCGCCAACAGCACGCCTCCGCGAGAGCGTCACCAACGTCGAGCCCTCATACAACTAG